GGAGGCGCTGAATCTTGACGGAGGCGGCTCAAGCTCCCTCTGGTGGCGCGGCATGACCTTTACGCTGCCGAGCAACGCAAAAGATATGGAACGCCCCATCCCGTACGCAATATTGATGTTCGAGCCGGGCGCGGGAGTAAGAAATTAGCGCGGCGAGGCCATAAGTGGCATCCTGCGGTTTTATTTTTTTGCTCCGAAGCCGAACCATGTTCCATTTGGAGTATATTGGATGCCCATGATGCCGTTTGTGACTTTGGTGCCGTTGCCATAGCCGTCCGACGATCCGTTTTTTTCCCCAAATAATTTTTTATTTTCATCGGCGCTTTGAAAACCGCCAAAGTTTTCATATCCGTATTCCCCAGGATTATTCTTTATCAACTTTTGCTCTGCATCAGTCGTCAGATCTTGCATCGTATAGACGGAAGCGCCGAGCGGCATAATGGCCTGCAACTCTTGTTTAGAAAAACCGGGGACAAGATCTATGTTGTACACTTTTACGCCTACAGAATTTTCATTCCCTCCCCAGATCCTGATCCCAGTTTTTGGGCGGTTGAGAGGGAATTTATCCAAAGGCAAGGAGTATAAGGTTTTTATGGTGTTTTCATCCTCCTTACCCCATTTATTGTCGCCCATCTGTTTCCGTACGTTCATCTCCATACCCTTTGCAATGGCTGTGACATCTTTTTTTGTCTGGTCATTATAGCCTCCGACATAATGCAGTTTCATGGGATACCATGGTGTTGTGCCGCCGCCGCCCCAGTCCAGAATATGCTTTGCAATATTTATCAGGTTATTGTTAAAGTCGCTGAAATTGTGGATGGTGAATTGATAGGTTTTATTATCATTTGGGGTTCCTTCCGGTTCTGGAGACCGCGGTACCTCGGAGATGAAGCGACCATACCATACTGGTTCAGAATAATAGAAATCTGGCCCGATATAAAAAGGATCCCTCGCTTCAAGCGCCATTCTATCTTTATCAGAAAGTTTGTCGAGA
The nucleotide sequence above comes from Cloacibacillus sp.. Encoded proteins:
- a CDS encoding phosphodiester glycosidase family protein: MNLDGGGSSSLWWRGMTFTLPSNAKDMERPIPYAILMFEPGAGVRN